The bacterium genome includes the window AAGTGTTTGATAAAAAGGGGCTTACTGAATGTTTTGAAAAAGGGTGCCATAAGATTAAAAATTTTTTCCCAAGCAGTTTAAAATATTTAATGGGATTGTTTTTAATCCAGTCTATCGCGAGTTTAAAGTAACGTCCGTTAATTTCAGGTTCAGACAATGTGTCTTTTTTATTGAGAACGAGTTCCTGAAAAGGATATCCCATTTTTTCCGACAACTCTATCCAATTGGATGCATCGTGCCACCCGGGTTTCTGGCTGTCAAAAAAGAAGCGGGCTGAGCCGATCCACGGGAGCCAGTTACCGTCGGCCCTGGGATTGTTCCCGCCCCAGAAACGGACGCCGCTTTCTGTGTTATTGTAGATAACTTTTTTAAAAGCAATATAATTGCGCGCCATCCAGATAGAAACGGGGATAAATATTCCAAGAGTTATCAATAAGGCGTTTTTTAGCCGGTTTTTTGGGAATTTATAATATGCCCATATAAAAGGCAGAGGGAAATAAAACGCTGTTCCATATTGAACTGAAAGGGTCGCGAGGCCTATGCATAATCCACAGGCCAGAAATACCGGAGGTTTCAGTTTTTCCATGGGCAGTGTAAGAAGATATACACCCAGGGCCAGGGTAAAATACATGAATGTGTTTGAAAGCACCCACCATGAATTATAAATTAACAAAGGGGAAATGGCCGCGAGCGCTGCGGAAATTAAGCCGGTTTCTTCATTGACGGTGTTTCTTGCGATAAGGTAAACCAGGAAAGGTGTAAGGCTTGAAAAAATAATAAGGAAAATCCTCACGGCGGTATAATTATGCGTCCCGAAAATTTTATAGATCAAGCTCATAATAAGTATGAATGCCGGCGGTTTTTTTGCAGTGGGAATCCCGGGGTAAACCGAGTAACCATGGCCCGTTGCAAGATTATAGGCAACCTTGTCGAGGACGATACCGTCGATTCCCGGCGTGGCGTTTATATCATAGAATAAATTAAACGCAATACGCAGGCAGGACGCAAGTGTTATGAGAAAGATGATATGTTTCAGGTTTGTTTTATTGGTATTTTGTTCCATAATTCACTTAATTTCCCGATTGCGAGAGCGGCGAATATGCTAAAGAAAGGAGTTATCACAAGCCTTTGCTGGGCATCGCCGTAATATATTAAAGACCCGATAATAGAATGTATAACAGCCAGGTATATAATTAAATATTTTCTCCATGCAGTTAGTGATAAGCAGGCACCATAAATAAAAAGCGGGAAAATAAAACAGTAAAATATAACAGCGGCCGTCCTGTAATTACCCGGTATTCTGGGAAACGCAGAGTGCGGATTGTACGGTTCAAAGAAATGATAAAGTTTCTTAGGAAGGAGTTTTAGAAAGGACAGGGGATTTTCCCTTATCCAGTCAAAACCCGCTTTATAATTCAATAAGTTGATTTCATAATCATTATAGTCTTTTTTATCGCTGAACAGGAGGTCCAGCCAGAGGTAATCTGCTTCACCAGCCCATGTCTCGAAGTCGGGAGAACCACCCCATCCCCGTCCGGAACCCGAGAAATAAAACCGGGGGGAACCGCTTGATGGCGTCCAATACCCTTGAGCCCGCGGATTGTTTGAACCGCGGAACCTATACCCGCCGTTTGTGACAATAGGGATAAATTTTTTATAGGCGATATAATTCCGTATTGTCCATATTGAAACAGTCAGAGTTGTAGATAGAAATACTAAAGATGCGATTTTCACGGCATTTTTACGGTCAGGCCGGAAAATAACAAGTCCCCAGAGGAAAAGATAAGGGTAAAAAAGAAACGTGTTATAACCCATCGAGAGGCCTGCAAGACCCCAGAATACTCCGGATAAAACCTGGTTTAACAATGACGGCTTTTCAATTGTTTTAAGGCAAAAAAACACAGCGAGGGAAACAAATAAATAAACCAGGATATGGGCCAGGACCCATCCTGAAATATATACAAGAAACGGGTCAATCATTACCAGGAAAGAAGAAATGACTGCCGCGCGGCTCCCGGCCAATTTTTTTGCAATAAGATAAATTATAACAGTGGACGCGCCGCCCAGGATAATT containing:
- a CDS encoding glycosyltransferase family 39 protein, coding for MEQNTNKTNLKHIIFLITLASCLRIAFNLFYDINATPGIDGIVLDKVAYNLATGHGYSVYPGIPTAKKPPAFILIMSLIYKIFGTHNYTAVRIFLIIFSSLTPFLVYLIARNTVNEETGLISAALAAISPLLIYNSWWVLSNTFMYFTLALGVYLLTLPMEKLKPPVFLACGLCIGLATLSVQYGTAFYFPLPFIWAYYKFPKNRLKNALLITLGIFIPVSIWMARNYIAFKKVIYNNTESGVRFWGGNNPRADGNWLPWIGSARFFFDSQKPGWHDASNWIELSEKMGYPFQELVLNKKDTLSEPEINGRYFKLAIDWIKNNPIKYFKLLGKKFLILWHPFSKHSVSPFLSNTFRNISFLFELIILPFFLLGIAASIKQWKNYIFLYLLIIHQIIIALYHFGDIQQRMRVGSFILIFSALGIYSAKNTLTRLKKGQYEK
- a CDS encoding glycosyltransferase family 39 protein; protein product: MLNEKKTIILIFFLAIAIRFFYVYFFSGFNTLPGMDEIFYDRVAANISNGLGFVVKEGVPTTKKPPIYPYFMALIYLFFGKGNFLALRITQIILGGASTVIIYLIAKKLAGSRAAVISSFLVMIDPFLVYISGWVLAHILVYLFVSLAVFFCLKTIEKPSLLNQVLSGVFWGLAGLSMGYNTFLFYPYLFLWGLVIFRPDRKNAVKIASLVFLSTTLTVSIWTIRNYIAYKKFIPIVTNGGYRFRGSNNPRAQGYWTPSSGSPRFYFSGSGRGWGGSPDFETWAGEADYLWLDLLFSDKKDYNDYEINLLNYKAGFDWIRENPLSFLKLLPKKLYHFFEPYNPHSAFPRIPGNYRTAAVIFYCFIFPLFIYGACLSLTAWRKYLIIYLAVIHSIIGSLIYYGDAQQRLVITPFFSIFAALAIGKLSELWNKIPIKQT